The following are encoded in a window of bacterium genomic DNA:
- a CDS encoding DNA-3-methyladenine glycosylase I, translating to MLATILKSKKRCSWVGNDLPMQQYHDEEWGVPTYDDLRAFEFLVLESAQAGLSWRTVLHKRENYRKAFANFDPQRVSRFSSRDVARLLKNSGIIRNNAKINAAINNAHRFVEVQEEFDSFTAYSWGFVHNEPIRHSIRGIADYPTISAESVAFAADLKNRGFKFLGPTIMYAHMQAVGMVNDHMIGCFRRTRV from the coding sequence ATGCTTGCTACGATTTTAAAATCGAAAAAACGCTGTTCGTGGGTTGGAAATGATCTGCCGATGCAGCAATATCACGATGAGGAATGGGGCGTGCCTACCTACGATGACCTGAGGGCATTTGAATTTCTTGTACTTGAAAGTGCCCAGGCAGGATTAAGTTGGCGCACAGTTCTCCACAAAAGAGAAAACTATCGAAAAGCATTTGCAAACTTTGATCCACAAAGAGTTTCTCGTTTTTCGAGTCGTGATGTTGCGCGATTGTTAAAAAACTCTGGCATTATTAGAAACAATGCAAAAATTAATGCAGCCATTAATAATGCACATCGGTTTGTTGAAGTACAGGAAGAGTTCGACTCCTTTACGGCATATTCATGGGGGTTTGTTCATAACGAACCAATAAGACACTCTATTCGAGGAATAGCTGATTATCCAACGATAAGCGCTGAATCAGTTGCGTTTGCTGCCGATCTGAAAAATCGCGGATTCAAATTTCTCGGCCCGACGATCATGTATGCTCACATGCAAGCCGTCGGCATGGTGAATGATCACATGATAGGATGTTTTCGTCGCACACGCGTATAA